From one Flavobacterium kingsejongi genomic stretch:
- the hemC gene encoding hydroxymethylbilane synthase, with protein sequence MMNKVIRIGTRDSQLALWQAHTVEKKLNALGYLTEIVAVKSTGDIILDVPLYELGITGIFTKTLDIAMLQGTIDIAVHSMKDVPTALPKGIVQSAVLERASVLDIMVHKGNLDFMHNNSPGTIATGSLRRQAQWLNRFPHHTVVDLRGNVNTRLQKLADQDWNGAVFALAGLERIAVLPENHITLDWMIPAPAQGAMVIVAMENDAFSREAAGKLNHLESEIATHVEREFLKTLEGGCTAPIGALATIIGTTIRLEGVLFSIDGQDKVQIEKTVEINHYKNFGRKCALEILENGGIAVMEKIKKDLQQ encoded by the coding sequence ATAATGAATAAAGTTATCCGAATTGGAACACGAGACAGCCAACTGGCTTTGTGGCAGGCCCATACCGTAGAGAAAAAATTGAATGCCTTAGGCTACCTGACAGAAATTGTTGCGGTAAAGTCAACAGGCGATATTATTCTTGACGTTCCTTTATATGAACTGGGGATTACCGGTATTTTTACCAAAACCCTGGATATTGCGATGTTACAGGGCACTATCGATATTGCAGTACATTCCATGAAAGATGTCCCTACCGCATTGCCAAAAGGCATTGTTCAGTCGGCCGTCTTAGAGCGGGCATCCGTATTGGATATCATGGTTCACAAAGGCAACCTCGATTTCATGCACAATAACAGCCCGGGAACTATTGCCACCGGAAGCCTACGCAGGCAAGCCCAATGGCTCAACCGATTCCCCCATCACACTGTAGTGGACCTCAGGGGAAATGTCAATACCCGATTGCAAAAACTGGCGGATCAGGACTGGAACGGAGCTGTATTTGCATTGGCCGGACTGGAACGGATAGCTGTTTTGCCGGAAAACCATATCACACTGGATTGGATGATTCCAGCACCAGCACAGGGAGCAATGGTAATTGTAGCAATGGAAAATGATGCTTTTTCACGCGAAGCTGCCGGAAAATTAAATCATCTCGAAAGCGAAATCGCCACCCATGTCGAACGGGAATTCCTAAAAACACTGGAAGGTGGCTGTACAGCACCCATTGGTGCACTGGCAACAATCATAGGCACCACTATCCGACTGGAAGGGGTTCTTTTTTCCATAGACGGGCAGGATAAAGTGCAGATTGAAAAAACAGTTGAAATCAACCATTATAAAAATTTCGGGCGCAAATGTGCGTTGGAAATACTGGAAAATGGCGGAATCGCTGTGATGGAGAAAATAAAGAAAGATTTACAACAATAA
- the hemA gene encoding glutamyl-tRNA reductase, whose translation MNNNNVSKHLTFYAVGLSYKKADAAVRGKFSLDAQSKTALLQQAENEGISSLILISTCNRTEIYGFAEHPFQLIKLLCDNSRGTVEEFQKVAFVYKNQDAINHVFRVGSGLDSQILGDFEIIGQIKNSFIESKSFGLTDTFFERLVNCVIQASKKIKNETELSSGATSVSFASVQYIMNNIADISSKNILLFGTGKIGRNTCENLVKHTKNDHIILINRTRGKAEKIAGKFNLVVKDYDLLPLEIQKADVLVVATGAQLPTIDASILDLNKPLLILDLSIPKNVHENVRDIPGISLIHLDDLAKMTDETLEKRKLHIPQAEAIIDEIKEEFNDWLNGRKFAPTIHALKEKLNSIKTTELNFQRKKISNFDEEQAELISNRIIQKITNHFANHLKDQDTIVDESIEWIEKVFQIEAIRK comes from the coding sequence CTTTTATGCCGTCGGTCTAAGCTATAAAAAAGCAGATGCCGCTGTAAGGGGAAAGTTCAGTTTAGATGCCCAGTCCAAAACTGCCTTATTACAACAGGCAGAAAATGAAGGAATCAGTAGCTTAATACTGATTTCAACCTGTAACAGAACCGAAATCTATGGCTTTGCGGAACATCCTTTCCAGCTTATCAAATTACTTTGCGACAATAGCCGCGGAACAGTGGAGGAATTTCAAAAAGTTGCTTTCGTATATAAAAACCAGGATGCCATTAATCACGTATTCCGTGTGGGTTCCGGATTGGACAGCCAGATCCTGGGAGACTTTGAAATTATTGGCCAAATCAAAAACAGTTTTATTGAATCCAAATCTTTTGGCTTGACAGATACTTTTTTTGAGCGGCTGGTCAACTGTGTAATTCAGGCGAGCAAAAAAATCAAGAATGAAACCGAACTCAGCTCTGGTGCCACTTCGGTATCATTTGCGTCGGTACAATATATAATGAACAACATCGCCGACATCAGCTCCAAGAATATATTGTTGTTTGGTACCGGTAAAATTGGGCGCAATACCTGTGAAAATCTGGTAAAACACACCAAAAACGATCATATTATCCTGATCAACAGAACCCGTGGGAAAGCGGAAAAAATTGCAGGAAAATTTAATCTGGTTGTAAAGGATTATGATCTGCTTCCGCTGGAAATACAAAAAGCGGATGTGCTTGTCGTAGCTACCGGAGCCCAGTTACCTACTATAGATGCTTCTATCCTTGACCTCAACAAACCCTTGCTGATCCTGGATTTGTCGATTCCAAAAAATGTTCATGAAAACGTAAGGGATATTCCCGGAATCAGCCTGATCCATTTGGATGACCTGGCAAAGATGACCGATGAAACCCTTGAAAAACGAAAACTGCATATCCCACAAGCGGAAGCCATCATTGATGAAATCAAAGAGGAATTCAACGACTGGCTGAACGGCAGGAAGTTTGCCCCTACCATTCATGCCCTGAAAGAAAAGCTAAATTCCATCAAAACTACAGAATTGAATTTTCAACGTAAAAAAATCAGTAATTTTGATGAGGAGCAGGCGGAATTAATCAGCAACCGCATTATACAAAAAATCACCAATCATTTTGCCAACCACCTGAAAGACCAGGACACCATTGTTGATGAAAGCATTGAATGGATCGAGAAAGTTTTCCAAATTGAAGCCATACGCAAATAA